The genomic window acataacaatcttctttttttatcaCCACTCACCGCTGAATTACTGCAGAgggtactattaattattaataaagtaatatacctTGGTACACTTATGACTGACGGACGTGAACCCCTTCTCAGTTCCCGGAAAAACTTTGAAACATAGGTAGTTAAGTTTCCAAGTAACGCTTAGatgttcttaaaatattattagaatattcttAAAAGTCACAGAAAACATGtactctattatttaaatattaactacgattcttttattaatcataCCGAATGCGCTTTAAATCTGCTTACAGTACCTATCCAAAACCTTCAATATTTTGACTATTGTCAACTATAGATGATGGTTCtatgactattatatatttttctattaatttttttttaaaatattaatttcatatttaaattttaaagcatgCCATTGTTATCCAAGATAAAATTGacaattgttaattgttaataatagatatataaatttatgttttcagTGTTTTTCTGCGtgacgtaggtacctataataattttgtaaataatacaaaaaaataataataatgaacagaAGTTTGAGAATGCTGTTTGAAAACTTTTCAAGGTTGGCTACTCTACTTAggtttatcaaatataacaaagtaaatgataacattttgcTTCTtcgtataatagtaaataataaataaaatcgataaatttcgtttttatttgaatgataattttattcctTCTTACTTTTTGGTGaacttaatgtttatttattatttattgtcatttCTTTTTGAATGACTAATTTGTAATTCGTTTgaagtcaacatttttaaatcaattatttcattatttttttattaaatacattttaattgtaatttattaatgtgttataataaataaatggaaaatacTAAGGGTCCAACATCAACACATACAAAATCTACAGAAAACCGAAATGATAATAAGGAAAACAAACTGCATTCGTTGAAAGAAGTTCCAAAAAGAGGATTTGTTCAAATTAAAGAATCGtttagaacatttaaaaaagctAATTGGCAACCAGTTTATGTTAAAGaaggtacctatacctaatcattttaatatattattatttttaggtatactacccatttattaactattttttttaaaaaaaaaactacttttaaataatatttttaactgtttttttatttctataaacataatagcAACAGATTATGCATCCTATATtaatacagtttataatataaaaaaaaataaaatgttcatttaattatatttaaatttattttaacttattagttatcatgggcacatattttatttttgtttgtattttaatttaattattgaagacCTTAACCTTTTGTCTGTTTCGGGCCAGACATTTTCGATTTATAACactaattcataaaataatatgtttctattaatttattacttgatatttgacatttaaaatctatCTAACTCATTACTGAAATTATATAgacaatgttatatttatagcttatgatagtaaaaaaaaaaaattgatgataGGTAGATTaggagtattttttttattatattacctatattaatatttaatatcaggTATATTCagatgtataaaaatcattttttgctTAAATGCTTAGTTAGAATTATCTCAGattggaataaaataattaaaattaatgataggtattataaaaaaacttagttGTTTAGTAGGTAACTTATTTCACtgatttattgatattgataGGATCCAACATACTAATACAATTGTCTACTCGTGCCCCATCATAATACAaggtttaaattttacagagatttatattggtataggtaatacataaaataaaatatacttactacttattttttataaaaatataaaaataatttttacctttgttttattaattatttttatctttttagtttaaaaataataaactagattttttattagaataaaataaaaaatatattaattgtgtttaatatatttatgttgacTCTTGGAAATTGAAAAGTATTGAAATGCATGTACCTATTTCGAattccgaaaaaaaatattcaacacgTTTCccgctattatttataattgacttTCTCCTAGAgactatttatttagatactaatttaaaatcaaacacacttgttttagtaataaataataaataatgaaatatgtaaaaataagtaaaaaaatcttcAAGGGATACTAATGGTGGGCTACGAAAGAGAATGGAAAAGGTGTTGCATtgttgtgtaaataatatcgaCAAAATCATATCCATTCatcatttaataacaaaatacaaatgatgCACtcgttgaattttaataatttatattgattattgacgAAGCGATATGTATacgttttcttattatatatgtatatactttacTATTTATAGGTTATCAACTGTATtcgatgtaaataaattaacaaataataaattgtgctCGaccgaataacaataatgcgaTTGAAATCGAACCTGGGTGGTTATCGTGTTTCGCACATTATCAATTTCGGCGATTTCATCCCCTAAGAGACGCgcgaaaaattttttttttatttttatacataaaattatttgccgCGTGTAACAACCGCCGACGTAGgggttaaacattaaaaattctttacgCTACACGTTGATATCTACTGTTCAAGCacgatttagaaaaatatacccTTACCGGGCTTGCGTGTAGTGGAACTTTTTCGCCATGTTGCCGTACAGACTgagtaatattgattaatttcgCCACTGGGTGGATGGCCCGTCAACCCCCTCCCCCATTAGCAGCCGTACGCGAGTTTGCCCGCAGTCGGGAATGCTTCTGTGAGCGTTTTTGATAGGAAAGAATTCGTGGACCTCTGTCCGACAATGTACGAAATGTGTACCGCACAACGTTCAACAAACAGAGACATCGCACGACACTCGTAATTTTTATTCGGAAAAATGCAAACTCTGACTCTTAGGCGGAAAACTAGTCCGTTTAAATGTAAGTTTCCCATCATTGTTTTCGTCGTGCCAGTAATCGTGTCGTTTAATTTTACTCGATTTTTATCGTACGAACAGAGttaatggataatattttaattatacctttCGTTTCTAATAACATAATGTGACGGCACTCGGCTTTAGATctcatacaatatacattgttgttattatctatcattaataagataataataataattattttttttatagcagaTAAATGTGGTGCTATAAGATTTATGGGTGATGGAGTTAGCTTCAAAGCCAAGCTTATTGGCATATTGGAAGTCAGTGAGGCTCGAGGGGATAGAATGTGCCAAGAAGCGTTGTTTGACTTGAAGATGGCGATAAGGGCCGCCGGAGAGCACAAGCAACGCATTACCATAAATGTAGCCATTGATGGACTTAAATTGAGGGATGAAAAGACTGGGGTATGTGAAAATGAtgcgattatttaaaatatgttcaaatgtatatatatatataattacaggaTTGTTTATATCATCATCCTATACATAAGATATCTTTCATAGCACAAGACATGGTAGATTCAAGAGCATTTGGATACATATTTGGTTCTCCTGACACCGGTCATAGATTTTTTGGTATAAAGACAGATAAAGCTGCAAGTCAGGTAATGTCAAAacatgttttgtttaatttctgttatttaatcatattttattttcaggttGTAATTACTATGAGAGATCTTTTTCAAAcagtttttgagttaaaaaaacaagaaatagAAATGACTAGGCAACAACAAATTATGAAAGGCAGTGGACTTTACTTAGAAGCACTTGCAAGTACAGCATCAAAAGTTGATCATGTTAgtccttatatatatatttaacctgCTATCAGTCATAGatacatattgatatttttaataattgatcgtttattattataatactataggttAGTTGTAATGATGATGGTTCTAAAAGATTCAATCGTGATTTATCAAGTATGGACAAAtctgagtttaaaaatacaactccAAATGCTAATGACCTTTTGAACTTGGAACTTGAACtgaataatttacaacaaGGGTTGTCACAGATGGAAAGTATTACCCCACCATCAGCTGACCCTTTTGGAGATTCTTTTACTGTTATTCCAACTGTTGCATTAACAAAATTACCACCACCGCCTAGTACAGGAGAGCGAAGAACACGTAATAGTTCAGCTACTTCAAGTTCAGGAGTGCCTGAAAAACATTGGTTTGACAAAGAAACTGAGAGTATTTTCAGTATGACAAATCCTAGTGAAGTTCGTCAGTCTCTCCAAGCATCTGATTATAaggtaagatattattttatatttctaaacaaTTGCATTGGCGCAAACCCTTATTAAATCCTGGGGgtgctattaataattatagtaggtaggtactaggtataatGGAATACagtggaaaataataaattaggggtgctaatttgtattttgggGGTGCTAAGGGTTCTTAGCACCCCTGGGATTTGCGCCAATGAACAattgagtaataaaaaaatatatatattttctctattttataaaattcctaacaacaattttacaaacaattgTGGTACTTGTtagttgtttgttttattatccACCACACTATGTAAAGTTTATTACCCTTTCCACCTCATTGTAACAAAatgttgagttttttttatatgctgctaaaaatcttataaattaaagtaaggTCGGTATCATCTTAACAATGACCAAGagactattaaaaattttttttaaaaataaattgaaaataaagtagtttaataataataataattaaataacaaggaaataaatgttatgtttatttgattaattaataagattttcAAAGTGTTCCCCACCTGACTGCAAACAAGCTTGAGCTCTAAATGAAacactttcaaaaaaaaattgacttcttacattatttatatcaccTCTAATGAGTTTATGCCTAAGTTAGACTTgatgtttagaaaaattataaattgccaataattaaaatcacaaaagaCCTGTAATGTTTAGCTGCGTATAACTCTGCGATTATGAAAGATATGAAAACCAAACTTATAAGGTATTCAAGGTATTATTCTGTAGAATAATACACAACCAAAATAACCCatactaaatattgaattattttgagtaatacgagatttatttttaaaaattccaacttttgataaaaaaatttaattttttcaatttaataataataatttacataagttTGGTTTAATTGCGTATGTTGGTTGAAAGGACAattaaatagctttaaaacaaaaaaaaaattatgttaaaatgttgaaaattttcagagaaacataaaaaaatccgTGGTAGTTTttgtttggtttaaaaaaacttaaattgcccataactcaaaaaaaaaagagttagaCCCCCACTTTAAAGGTTATTTCTTCGTCATTTTAGGTATACTTTCATATGACGGCGGCCGGTCACTTCGCCCCGGGacacattgtatatattgttttttttttaaattttattaattaattaatttaaacatacttattgtttagataattattatatttgaattatatttgccTTATCTTTGACAGAaaggtgttttttttattcattttaatgaaatatgttaCACTTTAATGGCACTATGCACcgaaaatacaacaatatcaTCACAAATATTCCTATGTATTTCTATGATGTAGGTtatcaaactattttaattataccaatATGATTGTATGCTGAGGAGTCGCAGGTTCTCCTGACTCCTGTTATAAATGAtactgattataaataataataatgtattgttacgtattatttttacagttttattagattttattatcttaacaaaaagtatataattccAATTTGAAAATTAGTGGTATTAAACGTTAATGTATAATCAACCTTGATTAAAAAACCAAATGACTATGTTTGTGTATaaacatagtttttatttatttatttcatttaattcatattaaaattgtagataagtaaataagtttaataagttACTAGGTTTTGCAGTTTATTTTCTtagattattcataatataggggtaattttttatcaatttaaaattattttattgttattgtagtaatgtatataatactaaaatattaattatgtataattcaaataatctgTTTATTAATAGGAAAAATAcagttaactaatttttattaataatgaaaaaacgagtttagaatataattgtagtataatattatttattttaccttaatttcaattataaaaatatcaatattatatttttatttttaggtcatTGAATCAACTAACCATACAAGTCCAACAATTAAGTCTGATGCATTTGATGTTTTTACTGAACTGGATCCATTAGGAACTGGCCGTAGTAAACCTTATGTAGATAAGAAAGACTTTTTTCAAGAGCTCAAAAATCCtccaaagaaaatattaaatcaacttGCTGcgtatgaaaatgaaaaaattccaGAGCAACAATCCCAAAGTTTAGCAACTAAAACTGTGAGTGATTCATTTTCTTCTGATCTGTCATTTAAAGATACTAGTGGACTTATTGAAGAtccttttaaaaatgataattttaataaatctcaTTCAAATTCTGTTGAAATGGAGTTTGCtgatttttcttcttttgAATCTTTGAAACCAGTTTCACCACAATTGCAACACAAATCTCCATTATTAAAAAGTGATAGTTCATCATCACAAAATTCTGCTCAAGGATTATTGAAGGTATCGCTTCCATCAGAAACACAAAagccatataatatatctacatcacctaagtataatttaatgactaaaaatagatcaaaaataaaaatgagaaaatCTCCCAGTCCAGATTATTACAGAAATGATGACCCAACTTCTCCTGATGATGATTATGCTATTATGAAATTGATGACATTGCCACAACGAATAGACATTGCTCCTGAACCTCCTCCAAGACCTTCATCTTCATTGGATCCTCCACCTTTGCCAcctaaaaaacaacaaataccTTCTAAAGCTGTAAAACCAATACGTACACGTAACTgtcattatgattatatagaGAATTATGTTAGTTCCTACAATTTACCATCTACACAATTAGAAAATGAAGCCCCTCCATTACCATTACCATCTAGAAAACCAAAAAGTGACATTAAGAAAAAGAAAGAAGAAGTTGattcagaatattatttagtacctGTGTCTGTTAGGAAAACTAGCAGTGAATTAAAGTCAAATATATCTACTTCACTTGATATAACATTAAGTCAATTAACAAAAACAGGGTTTAGTGATTTAGCAGATACATTAAGAATATCTCCCACTTCTTTATCTAAGATGACTTTAAAAGAATTGACTTTACGTTTGTCCAAGTTAACTATCAATAGTAATGAAGATACACAAACTATTCCAAAGAAGACTGAAGAAGATAAGAAAGAACCTGAAAAATCtttgtatgataaatatgCAGTATTTAGAGAATTATTGGACGAAGAAAAAACTAGCGAGACTGTAGTTAcagaaaatgataaatatgcaGCCCTCAGAGATATTCCAATAAAAGAACCTATGTATGAAGAAGAATCATCGGAAAATTTTCCAATAGAAGAAATTGtcaaatcaaatcaaaacatcaatatttcagaacaaaatgaaaatgaaataaataatgaacaagTATTTGAACCtgaagatgaaaaaaatattgatcaaaTCATTGaaactaaagaaaatatagaaGTTGATGAAGATGATGAAGATGATGATGTACAAGGAgatgaagaagaagaagatgaGTATGAAGAAGAAAACTGTGCCATAAAAAATGAGGATATAAAAGGAGCAACTGAATGTGAAGTTACAAAAGAAGAAGTTGCTACTGCAATAATAAACCCTGAACCAATTGAAAATAACACATGTCAACAACTGTTTGATAACGCTCAATGGGCAACTTTTGATGCTGAACCAGAAATAATCAAAAACCCAAATTCTCCTTGGGCTGCAGATAATCAAGAACCACCAACTACTAAACCCaaagttaatttgaaaaaagtacCTTCTAATCGTAGTAAATGTTCATCAAGTTGGGACGATTGTGAAGAATCTGAAGATAATTGGGATGCTGCAAAAAGAAGTTTAGAAAGTTCAATTGAAGATTTTCCTCGAACCGTAAATGGTTGGAGTGATGGAGAATCTATGTATGAGGACGAACCTTATTATGAAAGAAAGCCTAATCGTAGAAGTAATCGTAAAATATCACCTCGGCACCGTGAACCATCTCCATGGGATGAGGGGACTAGATACAATGATGAATGGGAGTCACCATATATGATTCCACACTGGAGAGTCCCACATATGGATGATGAACGAAGAAGGTCATCAAAAGATGATAAAAGACGTGTCTACTCTCGACCCGATATTGAAAGAAGAGTTCAAAAATTACCATCTACTCCAAACTGGGAAGATGAAAAATACCAAAGGTTAATGTATGAAAGGCGAAGAAGATTTCTTGAAGAACAATACAATTGGGATCGATTTGGGCCTCCAATTCCAAAaggtttcaaaaattattctagGCCTCCACCTCCTATTGATAATAGTGATGATGAAGATGTAAAAATGCGGTATagattaccaaaaaaaaatcgttatgtGTCTTCAACAACACCTAGAAAACCAAGGAGATCCTACCATCGTCGGAGTGATGGTAGTGATGAAGACCACAACATTCCACCTAGAAAGCCATATAGTCAAGAAGAATTGGATTTAAGTGAATCTGAATTAGAACAAAATTGGTCCAGaagatcaaaaaataaatggtctTTGAAACGTAATCAAACTTCTCCTTTTGATGATAACTTTACAGCTGGTAGCCCTGATTCTTCTTTATTTACCAAAACCATGAGTACTTGTTCTGATTTAGGATATCTTACTAAGCCATCTCCGTCCACTAGTTCTAAAACAAATAGAAATGTAAGAAAACCAAAGCGTTCAGATAGTGGTCATAGATCGATTGATTCAAACTCTAAAACTGAAGGAACAAAGCGTTCTCCATTTGAAGATGATTTTACACCAGAAAATACTGCTAAAGGTAGTATGTCTAgtgaatttagttttaaagatGATGACGTATTTGTTgcaaaagatataaaaatccCACAAGAAGAAGTATCAAATTCGCCTAAAGAGATGAAAAAATCCGAGTccataaacatattttctagAAATTCAGATCCATTTGAGGATGATGACTTTTTTAATCAGGAAGTGTCTAGCAAACCAAATCTGGCATCTCTGGAAGAGGCTATTTCTGATCGTGAAGGTGACGAATGGAACAAAAAACCTGATCGAACAAAAAACGAATGAGGTTATCATTATGTGGTCCGGCCTAAACTAAAGGGGGCCACTAGTAAGTTcagaaaagtttttaaaaaagttaacaaatttatgaacaagttattttgattaacttttttttttaacccaaTACTGATTAataaactacttttttttttacatttttagttactaCCAGctataatagaattaatttgtatgtaataaGTAAAAGAGTCTttagtattcatttttaaatgaacaggtttttttttattcacacattatactattatagaatCAGTTTTAATTGTTGTCACCagaatcttttatttatttattcacagGAATtgctttatttgttttcaccTATTGTTGTTGGAATTGTAATctcaataagtttttatacagCAATATTGTTTTCAGATATGACATGTGcaatactaatattactaataatattaacaattattattttatcattattattatcgtacatTAATGGCAATATACTCTTGACATagattaatattgtacatacatgACATACTGTATTatgatagatttttaattgttcttttatattatttagtttttgagttatccTTATAATGTTTCTGTTGAACTTActgtgtataattttgttataagtatctttgttatacattaaaggttaattaatttatcctGTTAGCTATTTCCCTCCATCCATCGAAAAAATTGTGTACTTAATCTATGttcttagtataataatatgtatcgaTGTtcctttaaaatagtattgtgttttgtgaattttttttttatcgccatttataattttagaaaaatgttcaccaagattgtttttaaaaaaaatgtctattaaattaattgtataaataagaaatgttaataataatattaaacatgggTAATGTTAGCGGATTAATCCAACAAATGCatgaaagatattttattatcgtagtgccatatataatttttgataatgacAAGAAATTGATgacagttttttttcattttaaaaccacATACTaagatatacgtatataatatatatcttaaaacAAACGGTTTTTAAATCCACTTACATTTTACACCCTTCagattattgaaaatgtattgtacaactaatgttaaatttggaatgctttatatcaaattattccaaaatattaactattaaaatattatctacttaatataaaatataatacctacaaatatttttttgtgtagatctacatagttttttgttttttttacttaattgttAACCAGTTATACATTACCTATTTGATGTTTTAGTTTGTAAATTTAGTTGATTACATTACGTTATTATGTTGAACAaatgtgtaaaaatgtttagatacataatgtttttgtccaaaaataattttaaatgtaaaattattgatgtttacacaaaaataaacgttAATAGGCATAGGATGCGCCATTTTACCaccatatatttgttaaattttgtatttgtttttttttttttaaattatgttttcttttGATGATTCATATAGAATTTAAAGAGTTACAAGAGCGTATAGGAAGACAACGCTCATAACCCATTAAAAGTCACGACTTATGAATTCTTGGTACAGAAAAGtcattttaatcattactgattttttataaaaatagcccAAAACATAACACTGAAAGACTTAAAAAAGTACCTAAATGTTagaatatgtatttactattggctattattatgtataggaaaTTTAGACCATTTagctataacattattattatataaaagatattaaatcatttaaaactgGTGTAATACA from Aphis gossypii isolate Hap1 chromosome 1, ASM2018417v2, whole genome shotgun sequence includes these protein-coding regions:
- the LOC114128637 gene encoding uncharacterized protein LOC114128637 isoform X3; translation: MQTLTLRRKTSPFKSDKCGAIRFMGDGVSFKAKLIGILEVSEARGDRMCQEALFDLKMAIRAAGEHKQRITINVAIDGLKLRDEKTGDCLYHHPIHKISFIAQDMVDSRAFGYIFGSPDTGHRFFGIKTDKAASQVVITMRDLFQTVFELKKQEIEMTRQQQIMKGSGLYLEALASTASKVDHVSCNDDGSKRFNRDLSSMDKSEFKNTTPNANDLLNLELELNNLQQGLSQMESITPPSADPFGDSFTVIPTVALTKLPPPPSTGERRTRNSSATSSSGVPEKHWFDKETESIFSMTNPSEVRQSLQASDYKVIESTNHTSPTIKSDAFDVFTELDPLGTGRSKPYVDKKDFFQELKNPPKKILNQLAAYENEKIPEQQSQSLATKTVSDSFSSDLSFKDTSGLIEDPFKNDNFNKSHSNSVEMEFADFSSFESLKPVSPQLQHKSPLLKSDSSSSQNSAQGLLKVSLPSETQKPYNISTSPKYNLMTKNRSKIKMRKSPSPDYYRNDDPTSPDDDYAIMKLMTLPQRIDIAPEPPPRPSSSLDPPPLPPKKQQIPSKAVKPIRTRNCHYDYIENYVSSYNLPSTQLENEAPPLPLPSRKPKSDIKKKKEEVDSEYYLVPVSVRKTSSELKSNISTSLDITLSQLTKTGFSDLADTLRISPTSLSKMTLKELTLRLSKLTINSNEDTQTIPKKTEEDKKEPEKSLYDKYAVFRELLDEEKTSETVVTENDKYAALRDIPIKEPMYEEESSENFPIEEIVKSNQNINISEQNENEINNEQVFEPEDEKNIDQIIETKENIEVDEDDEDDDVQGDEEEEDEYEEENCAIKNEDIKGATECEVTKEEVATAIINPEPIENNTCQQLFDNAQWATFDAEPEIIKNPNSPWAADNQEPPTTKPKVNLKKVPSNRSKCSSSWDDCEESEDNWDAAKRSLESSIEDFPRTVNGWSDGESMYEDEPYYERKPNRRSNRKISPRHREPSPWDEGTRYNDEWESPYMIPHWRVPHMDDERRRSSKDDKRRVYSRPDIERRVQKLPSTPNWEDEKYQRLMYERRRRFLEEQYNWDRFGPPIPKGFKNYSRPPPPIDNSDDEDVKMRYRLPKKNRYVSSTTPRKPRRSYHRRSDGSDEDHNIPPRKPYSQEELDLSESELEQNWSRRSKNKWSLKRNQTSPFDDNFTAGSPDSSLFTKTMSTCSDLGYLTKPSPSTSSKTNRNVRKPKRSDSGHRSIDSNSKTEGTKRSPFEDDFTPENTAKGSMSSEFSFKDDDVFVAKDIKIPQEEVSNSPKEMKKSESINIFSRNSDPFEDDDFFNQEVSSKPNLASLEEAISDREGDEWNKKPDRTKNE